The Rufibacter sp. DG15C region CTACCGGGGCATTGGGATTAGACCTGAAATCACTAGCGGGCGCCCCCGGAACCTGGAAGTACCGCAGCACAAAAATCTTTAAATCAAACGCAGCATTTGATTTTTCGCGCTGATAGGCTTGCACAATGGTAGCGGGCGGCGCAAGCGGCACACAGTCTGGAAAGGTTTTGGAGTCTGGGAAAATGCCGCTCAGTTGCACGTCTTCAAACAAAGCACCCAAGTCTTGGTGCGGACGGTACTGGGCTTGTACCAGGCAAGCATGGCCAAAGAAAAAAAGCCAGAAGAAGGCAATTACCCACCTTATTTGTTGGCGGCGAACAGAGGTAGACTGCATAGAAACTTTTTCTTGGCTTCTACGAAGTCCAACGTCTTTTAGTAATGCACCAGGCTACCAAACAGGTTTCATAATCAGCCATAGTGAATTTGTGTTTGGACAGCTCCTATTCCTGTAGCAGGCGGTTAATGTCTTGAATCTTCCCAAAAACCACCAGAATATCGTCCTGCTCAAACACGGTGTCACCGGTTACTACGCCCAGCACTTTGGGTTTAAAATGCGATTTGCCAAAAATATTGCGTGTTTCATGGTTCCGGAGAATGGTGAGGACATTGACCATGTACCGGGCCCTGAAATCAGTTTCGGCGATGGTCATGCCCACATACTTGGCTGGCACGGTGGCCTCAATGATGTTATAATCCTCGCTTAGGTCAAAAGAATCAATCACTCCCCGCATCTCTAACTTTTTGGCCAACCGCTCGGCGCTTTCCTGCTCAGGGCGAATGATTTGGTCTACCCCAATGGCTTCCAACACGGTTTGGTGCAAGGGAGATATGGCTCGGCTCATTAAGCGTTTGGTGCCCAACTGCTTAAAGATGGCCGTCGCCATGACAGAGGCGCCAAAATC contains the following coding sequences:
- a CDS encoding TrkA family potassium uptake protein; translation: MRYIVIGLGYFGSSLSMKLTDMGHEVIAVDKDMAKVEMYKDRVTHTICLDASDLQALSTLPVADTDVVLVGIGEDFGASVMATAIFKQLGTKRLMSRAISPLHQTVLEAIGVDQIIRPEQESAERLAKKLEMRGVIDSFDLSEDYNIIEATVPAKYVGMTIAETDFRARYMVNVLTILRNHETRNIFGKSHFKPKVLGVVTGDTVFEQDDILVVFGKIQDINRLLQE